A stretch of DNA from Micromonospora peucetia:
GCAGGCCTGCCGGTGCCGCGACGTCAGCACGCAGAGCCGCCCCGACTCCAGGTGGAACGCGGTCGCGTCCCGCCGCCCCGACAGCGGGTGCAGCACGATCGTCACGTCGTACTCCCGGCCCTGGAGCCGATTGGCGGTGTCGACGGTGATCCCGGCCCCCGCCGGACCCAGGTGCGCGCGGATGGCCGCGACCTGGTCGCGGTGCGCCGCCCCGACGGCGATCCGGTCGGCGGTGACCGGCGCACCCTGCGGCGCGTGCTCGGAGACGGCGACCGCCCCCCGCGCCAACACCCGCAACGCCAGCGCCGCGCAGGCCGAGGCGGCCTCGGCATCGGTACGCAGGGTCTGCCGCGCCGGCAGCTCGTAGAGCGCCCACCCGCCGGCCGCCGCCAGGTCCACCGCCCGGTCCAGGGCATCCCCCACCCCGGGCTCGCCCAGCCACAGCGCCCGGTCAGTCGGACCGGTGCCGGCCCGGAACCCGGTGAACGGGTAGAACGCCGCCGCCACCACCGGCGCCGCCGAGGCGGGCAGCCGCCACGACACGGGGAGCCGGTGCACCGGCAACTCCGGGTTGTGCCGCAGCAGCACCGCCACCGCCGACTGCATCGGATCCCAGGTCAGGCCCGTCCAGCGCCCCGTCTCGACCGTGGAGAACGGGTCGAGCTGACCGGGATCGCCGACGAACAACGCCCGCTCGAACCGCCCGGCCACCCGCAGCAGGGCATCCGAGCGCATCTGGTACGCCTCGTCGACGATCGCCCACGGCCAGGAACCCTCGGCGACCATGGCCCACTTCGCGGCCGTACCGATGATGACGGCTGGACCGCCGAGGTCGGTGACCTTCGCGGCGACCCTGACCGTCTCGTGGTCCCTGACCCGCTCGGACGGCCGGTAGTCGGCGGCGGAGAGCCGGCCGATGCGCAGCTCGGGGGCCTTGCGCGCCAGCCGGTCGATGAGGTCGTCGACCTGCTCGTTGGTCTGCGCGATGATGATCAGCGGCTCACCGGCGGCAGCCAACTCGACGGCGGCACGCACCACCAGGGTCGACTTGCCGGCACCCGGCGGCGAGTCGACCACCACACCGCGATGGTCGCCTGAGCGCAGGTCGGCCAGCACGGCGGTGATGACCCGCTCGGCCTCGATCGCCGGCGGCACCTCCAGCCCGGAACGCATCGACTCCACCTTCCCCCGAGGTCTACGGGACATTACGCCCTGGCCAGGCCGCGCAGGAAGGCCAGCCCCTCGACGTGGGCGAGTTGGTCGCCGGCCATCCGGACGGCGCCGCGTCGAGCCCTCTCACCGTCGGCGTCGATGAGACCGTCGACTGTAGAGGGTCAGGAGTCTCGGGCGCGGCATCGGGCGTGCCGGGCCGCACGGGAATGCCGAAACCGGGCTACTGCCTGCGGGAACGGCACTAACGTGAACGTGAGGGGGAGGCGGGGGCGCCTCTGTCCGGTAACCGGCCATGTCGATCATGGGGGTGTCCGTGCGCGGGCCGAAACGTGGTCCGGTCTGGGCGGCCCAGCTGTGGCTACGCCAGCGCCGGCGCCGGTGGCGCACCCGACGGGAACGCCGGACGGAGCGGGACCGCCGCCGACGGTCCGACGAGCGGGCCAGCAACCGGGTGAGGTGGCGGTACCGCCGCTGGCTGCGGTGGACGATCGTCGCCACCGCCTGGACGTTCCTCGGCTGGACCCTTCTCTCCCTGATCCTGACGGTCCTCGGCACCGAGCCCCGGCTCCTGCCGATGGCGAAGTGGTGCGCGGGAGACCAGCCGAGGGCGTACTACTGCGGGCAGGTGGAGGGCTTCGTCAAGCCCCTGATGGTCGCGGCGTTGGGCCTCGCGTTCTTCTACTTCTGGCGGTACATCCCCGTCCGCCGCTGGTACCGGCGCAACGTGATGCGCAACAGCCGGATGGTGCTGCCCAGCGCCGAACGGGGCCTCGACCCGAGTGACGTCGTCGGCCGCGACGAGCTGTGCGAGCTGCTGATCCAGCGGCTCCGGGACCGGGCGACCCGGCGCCCGCTGCTGCTGGTGGGCGGTATCGGCACCGGCAAGACGGCCACCCTGGCACGCCTCGCGGAGATGCTGATGGCCGCCGACGTCGTACCGGTCGGAGTCGACCTGCGGTCGGTCACCGACCCGGAGAAGCTGAACTTCCGCCAGCTCGCCCTCGAACAGTTCGAACGCACCATCGACACCCGGCTGCGTGCCGCGGGCGAGGCCGACCGGATCTGGCGGAGGCTCTGGCTGGAGAACCGCCTCGTGGTGCTCGCCGACGGGCTGGAGGAGAGCCTCGCCGACGCCGCCCAACCCGCCGACCGGGACAGCGTGCTGCGCGATGCCATCCGGGTCGCGGTCCGCGAGCGCCTCCCCCTGGTGGTCGCCTCGCGGCCCGACGATCCGCTGCGTGGGCTGGACGCGCTGCTGCTACAACTGGAGCCGCTCGCCCAGGGCCCCGCCCTCGAATACGTGCGGGCCCGCAGCCGCCGCTCGGACGCGGGCCACCGGTGGGACCGCATCAACGAACTGGTCAAGGCCGCCGACGTCGCGGACTCGCCGTTCTACCTGCGGGTCATCGGGCAGCTCTACGAGGTCGACCGGCTGGACCGCGTCGAGCCGGTGGGCCCGGGCAGGGCCGCGCTGCGGTGGTGCTTGCTGGAGGAGTGGTGCGACGCCACCGTCGCCGGCGACCTGTACGAGGACTACGGTCTGCCGCAGGTCGAACGGTCCGACGCGATCGAGGTGCTCTCCGCCCTCGCCTGCATCGGACTGCGCGACAACCGGCTGTCGGTGCGGACGACGGAACTCACCGGCGGTGACGACACCATCGACGCCGGCCGGCGGTGGATCCTGACCGAGCTGCGCAACCGGCTGCACAAGCTCGACGCCGGCAACGCGCAGGACGTCGGGCTGGCCGAGACCACCGGGGACGCGCTGAACATCGTGGTGAAGCGGCAGGACGGGGTGCGCTTCCAGCACGGGGTGATCCAGGCGTACCTCGGCGCACGCTTCCTCACCGCCGCCATGCGCGACCCCGGCTTCC
This window harbors:
- a CDS encoding AAA family ATPase produces the protein MRSGLEVPPAIEAERVITAVLADLRSGDHRGVVVDSPPGAGKSTLVVRAAVELAAAGEPLIIIAQTNEQVDDLIDRLARKAPELRIGRLSAADYRPSERVRDHETVRVAAKVTDLGGPAVIIGTAAKWAMVAEGSWPWAIVDEAYQMRSDALLRVAGRFERALFVGDPGQLDPFSTVETGRWTGLTWDPMQSAVAVLLRHNPELPVHRLPVSWRLPASAAPVVAAAFYPFTGFRAGTGPTDRALWLGEPGVGDALDRAVDLAAAGGWALYELPARQTLRTDAEAASACAALALRVLARGAVAVSEHAPQGAPVTADRIAVGAAHRDQVAAIRAHLGPAGAGITVDTANRLQGREYDVTIVLHPLSGRRDATAFHLESGRLCVLTSRHRQACIVVARAGIGELLDAHPSTETVHLDVPVKFPDGWEAHQTILALLAGATSAG